One window of Sphingomonas paeninsulae genomic DNA carries:
- a CDS encoding phytanoyl-CoA dioxygenase family protein, with protein MTDVLPRAKIAALDRDLSDAFATTPFGTGGFYGETTKRFGRLLARSAHADALVEHPLILAVVENILAPFCDRIQLNVAQAIAVHPQAPAQLPHRDHDMWRAPVGETEYLVNIIWPLSAFSADNGATMIWPGSHGVHALDAEPAMQPVAAEMSPGSALLFLGSTLHGAGRNISRDVRRGVVIGYSLGWLKPYENQWLAYPPDVARTFTPSLAALVGYQQHRPNFGNYEGQCPSVLLHGEPDEPLGAIDALRPDQQTQLEAFLAEQRQTS; from the coding sequence GTGACCGACGTTCTTCCGCGCGCGAAAATCGCCGCTCTCGACCGCGACCTGTCGGATGCCTTTGCGACGACGCCGTTTGGAACCGGCGGCTTCTATGGCGAGACGACAAAACGCTTTGGGCGGCTGCTTGCACGTTCGGCGCATGCCGACGCGCTCGTCGAGCACCCGCTTATTCTCGCCGTGGTTGAGAACATCCTCGCGCCGTTCTGCGACCGGATCCAGCTCAACGTTGCCCAGGCTATCGCCGTCCATCCGCAAGCGCCCGCACAACTGCCGCACCGTGACCATGATATGTGGCGCGCGCCCGTCGGCGAAACCGAATATCTCGTCAATATCATCTGGCCGCTCAGCGCTTTCTCCGCTGACAATGGCGCAACGATGATCTGGCCGGGCTCGCACGGTGTTCATGCGCTCGATGCCGAACCGGCCATGCAGCCCGTTGCTGCCGAAATGTCGCCCGGTTCGGCGCTGCTGTTTCTGGGCTCGACGCTGCATGGCGCGGGGCGCAACATCAGCCGAGATGTCCGCCGTGGCGTGGTGATTGGCTATTCGCTGGGGTGGCTCAAACCTTACGAAAACCAGTGGCTCGCTTATCCGCCCGATGTCGCCCGCACGTTTACGCCCTCGCTGGCGGCGCTCGTCGGCTATCAACAACATCGACCCAATTTTGGCAATTACGAGGGACAATGCCCTTCGGTCCTATTGCACGGGGAGCCAGACGAACCGCTGGGCGCGATCGATGCTCTGCGACCCGATCAACAGACTCAGCTCGAAGCCTTTCTGGCGGAGCAGAGGCAAACGTCGTGA
- a CDS encoding acyl-homoserine-lactone synthase: MLHILHSTHGGVPDHILRGMFAARKSVFIDLLKWDVPVLAGLYEIDQFDDQHASYLVLTDENDAHMASARLLPTTREHILGDIFPELCEVPAPRGETIYEITRFCLDRSLNARDRRTVRDTLVNAIVGHALVNDITTYTAIAEMGWYSQILAFGWDCRPLGLPHSDGTKTIAALAITIDSATPGLLDAAGIRSMSTTLPRDNRVAA, encoded by the coding sequence ATGCTGCACATTCTCCATTCGACACACGGGGGCGTTCCCGATCACATTTTGCGGGGCATGTTCGCCGCACGTAAAAGCGTGTTTATCGACCTGCTGAAGTGGGACGTGCCTGTGCTTGCCGGTCTGTACGAGATCGACCAGTTCGATGATCAGCATGCCAGCTATCTCGTCCTGACGGACGAGAATGACGCACACATGGCGTCGGCACGGCTGCTGCCGACGACACGCGAGCATATCCTTGGCGACATTTTCCCCGAGCTCTGCGAAGTGCCGGCACCCCGAGGCGAGACCATCTACGAGATCACGCGCTTTTGCCTCGATCGGTCGCTGAACGCACGGGACCGGCGAACCGTGCGCGATACGCTGGTCAATGCGATCGTCGGTCATGCGCTGGTCAATGACATCACGACCTATACCGCAATTGCCGAGATGGGCTGGTATTCGCAGATTCTCGCCTTCGGCTGGGACTGCAGGCCCCTTGGCCTGCCGCACAGCGACGGCACCAAAACCATCGCCGCGCTCGCCATCACCATCGACAGCGCAACGCCCGGATTACTCGATGCCGCCGGCATCCGGTCCATGTCCACCACGTTGCCGCGCGACAACCGCGTTGCAGCCTGA